The window CCTGCAGGGCGAATGGTTCCGCGTCGCCGACGACCGTCGAGAGATGTTCGACACCGCCACCTACACTGATGAGAACGTCCGTACGTTCGTGCCGTCTATCTACCCCGACCAGCTCATCGAGGGCTTCCACCTCGTGGGTATGCTCGATCACTTGACCAACCAAATCCTGCGTACGGACGGGCATTCCACGACCGGCTGGAACTACGGGATCAACCGCGTGCGGTTCATTACCCCGGTCACTGCTAATGACCGCATCCGGCTGAACCTGACGGTGCAGGACGTCCGCCCAAAGGGTGACGGGTACGTTCTCACCTTCGACTGCGTCATCGACCACAGCGCCAGCGAACGGCCCGCGTTCACCGCGGAATGGCTCGTGTACTGGCTGCCGGCTCGCGGCCAGTAACCGTCGGCCGACGAGAGGCTCCGATACGGTGTGAAAAGATCCCTCGATAACCGGAGGAGAGTGGACGATGCCGAGACCGCTCGATGTTGCCAAGCGCAAGGCTGACATCGCCCGGATTGCCTTCGACGTGTTGGCTCAGGGGGGGCCGTCGGGGCTGACTATTCAAGCGGTTGCGAAGGAGCTCGGGGGATCTGTGACGAAGGTCACGCATATCTATCCAACCCGCGCAGAGCTGATGCGAGGCACGATCGAGCTATTTGTCCAGCGAGCCGAGCAAACGATCGCGACCAACGACCGGCTGACGGAGACGACTGAGGAGCGGTTACGGATAGAGCTGCTCGCGATGATTCCCGTTACAGCGGCCGCTCGGCTGCAGGAGCGTGGGAGGGTGGCGCTGATCTCGGATCGCGATCAAGAAAGTGCGCGGGTGTTCGCCGACGAGATGGAACGCTTTGCACGCACGCGGCTACGCGCGGTGCTGCTCCCGCTCATCCCGGAAGACCGGCTGGAAATCGCGATCGACTTCTGTCGGTCGACCGTCAACGGAATCTCCCTGTCGACCGTCGAGCACCCCGATTACTGGACCCAGCAACGGCAGGAGGCGATCCTCAACGTCGCCATCGCAGGCCTCACGCGCTTACAGGAGTCGGGTTCGTTCGACGTGTGACGCCTGCTTCGCGCTACTCGTCGTCTAGGGGATGTGGCGCCCCGGGCATTAGGCAGGGGCACGGGCACGTGGACACACCGCCGAGCCGCCTCGATGGCGCTCGAGATGGAAGGATGCAGATGTGACCGTCGGCAGCGATGATGACCTGAGCGCGCGGCTGGGCGTTGCCGCCGAGAACGACGCCCTGCTCGGCCCGATTGACTGGAGCGCGCTGCCTGATGGCGCCGAGAGCGACGTGTTCGCAGCCCCCAGCGGACCGCTCGCGCGCATCACCCTCGGGCCCGCGGGCGGTGACCGGGTCGTCCTCGTCTCCGGAATGACCGGGTCGAAAGAGGACT is drawn from Microbacterium protaetiae and contains these coding sequences:
- a CDS encoding MaoC/PaaZ C-terminal domain-containing protein, encoding MSTAVTDLKFGQIPDLVGTRLQGEWFRVADDRREMFDTATYTDENVRTFVPSIYPDQLIEGFHLVGMLDHLTNQILRTDGHSTTGWNYGINRVRFITPVTANDRIRLNLTVQDVRPKGDGYVLTFDCVIDHSASERPAFTAEWLVYWLPARGQ
- a CDS encoding TetR/AcrR family transcriptional regulator translates to MPRPLDVAKRKADIARIAFDVLAQGGPSGLTIQAVAKELGGSVTKVTHIYPTRAELMRGTIELFVQRAEQTIATNDRLTETTEERLRIELLAMIPVTAAARLQERGRVALISDRDQESARVFADEMERFARTRLRAVLLPLIPEDRLEIAIDFCRSTVNGISLSTVEHPDYWTQQRQEAILNVAIAGLTRLQESGSFDV